Proteins found in one Aquibium microcysteis genomic segment:
- a CDS encoding glycosyltransferase family 4 protein, producing MRVLQVLPALNDGGVERSAVEMARSLGAEGLQNWVVSGGGRLVDAITSAGAVHVTMQVGAKSPLSVWRNARRLSAIVDETGIDIIHARSRVPAWVGYLAARKARHRPVFLTTFHGVYGHGSALKRWYNSVMLRGDVVIANSRFIADHLRTVYGVEDSRIVVAPRGVDTDLFDPATVPDVDVARLRKRFDAAHRPLLVYVSRLSGWKGHAVLVEALETLLDLPWTMVFAGGHDSETLRKDLAARIASGPARDRIVLAGSRNDVPALLKAADLAFSVATSPEAFGRAAVEAGAMETPVIATAHGGSLETVRHGETGWLVPPGDPQALAAAVRAALADPDGARAVGRAARAHVLDRFTAEMTLAAERSAYARVLAAREARP from the coding sequence ATGCGGGTGCTCCAGGTCCTGCCCGCGCTGAACGATGGCGGGGTCGAGCGAAGCGCGGTGGAAATGGCGCGAAGTCTCGGCGCCGAAGGGCTGCAGAACTGGGTCGTGAGCGGCGGCGGACGACTGGTCGATGCCATCACCTCGGCGGGTGCCGTCCATGTGACGATGCAAGTGGGTGCGAAATCGCCGCTGTCGGTCTGGCGCAATGCCCGACGCCTGTCGGCCATCGTCGACGAGACGGGCATCGACATCATCCACGCCCGCAGCCGGGTTCCGGCGTGGGTCGGCTACCTCGCCGCGCGGAAGGCACGGCACCGACCGGTCTTCCTCACCACCTTCCACGGCGTCTACGGCCACGGTTCGGCGCTCAAGCGATGGTACAATTCGGTCATGCTGCGGGGCGACGTCGTGATCGCCAATTCGCGGTTCATCGCCGATCATCTGCGCACGGTCTATGGGGTGGAGGATTCACGCATCGTCGTGGCGCCGCGCGGCGTGGACACGGACCTCTTCGATCCGGCGACCGTGCCCGACGTCGACGTCGCCCGGCTTCGCAAGCGGTTCGACGCAGCGCACCGCCCCCTGCTCGTCTACGTGTCCCGCCTGAGCGGCTGGAAGGGACATGCGGTCCTGGTCGAGGCGCTCGAGACCCTGCTCGACCTGCCATGGACCATGGTGTTCGCCGGCGGCCATGACAGCGAAACGCTGCGCAAGGACCTCGCCGCGAGGATCGCATCGGGCCCCGCGCGCGACCGGATCGTTCTCGCCGGCAGCCGCAACGACGTGCCGGCCCTGCTGAAGGCCGCCGATCTCGCCTTTTCCGTCGCGACGTCCCCGGAAGCCTTCGGTCGAGCGGCCGTCGAGGCCGGGGCGATGGAAACGCCCGTGATCGCCACCGCCCACGGCGGCAGCCTTGAAACGGTGCGTCACGGCGAGACCGGCTGGCTGGTGCCGCCGGGGGACCCGCAGGCGCTTGCAGCCGCGGTCCGCGCGGCCCTCGCCGATCCCGACGGCGCGCGCGCCGTCGGCCGCGCGGCGCGCGCCCACGTGCTCGACCGGTTCACCGCGGAGATGACGCTGGCAGCGGAACGCTCGGCCTATGCGCGCGTCCTCGCGGCGCGGGAGGCGAGACCGTGA